The following coding sequences lie in one Haloterrigena sp. KLK7 genomic window:
- a CDS encoding bacterio-opsin activator domain-containing protein: MATEATFTVPSDQFPLGTIFEQLPDVTVELERIIPAQDVVIPYFWVRGTVIDDVEDAFTSHPGVEDIRLVDSVADEYLLRVEWALEYSGVLSTLVETEIPLIKAIGTNQQWTFDVRGDSRSDLADFQERCQEREIPITLTEIHALTPVETVTEEALTETQQEALVLAYQRGYFESPREVTMEEIGDELGISQQAVASRLRRGIKRILGSTLSETGQLHR; this comes from the coding sequence ATGGCTACTGAGGCCACCTTTACGGTTCCGTCCGATCAGTTCCCCTTAGGAACGATCTTCGAACAGTTGCCGGACGTGACTGTCGAACTGGAACGGATCATCCCGGCTCAGGACGTCGTAATACCGTACTTCTGGGTGCGAGGAACTGTGATTGACGACGTCGAGGACGCGTTTACCAGCCATCCCGGCGTGGAAGACATTCGCCTCGTCGATTCGGTCGCAGACGAGTACCTGTTACGTGTCGAGTGGGCGCTAGAGTATTCCGGTGTGCTAAGTACACTGGTAGAGACGGAGATCCCACTCATCAAAGCGATTGGCACGAACCAGCAATGGACGTTCGATGTACGCGGCGATTCTCGAAGCGACCTCGCGGACTTTCAGGAGCGCTGCCAAGAGCGGGAGATCCCGATCACGCTCACGGAGATACACGCACTGACACCAGTCGAGACGGTCACTGAGGAAGCACTCACCGAAACCCAGCAAGAGGCGCTGGTACTCGCCTACCAGCGCGGGTACTTCGAATCCCCACGCGAGGTGACGATGGAAGAGATCGGCGACGAACTCGGCATTTCCCAGCAGGCTGTCGCGTCTCGTCTCCGGCGTGGAATCAAGCGCATTCTCGGGAGTACACTTTCCGAGACTGGACAGCTACATCGATAG
- a CDS encoding NAD-binding protein — MRELVDIEGLHPRDLTQRQRLLLIFLVSLVLVVLFYTVVYNWGMRALENRPQSIFRSFQTVVETMTTTGFGADSPWATPAMNVLMVSIQVTGVIIGFVTLRVLVIPLFERTPLNLADRLTSKNNHVVIAEYQRDTDMLLDELEELDIDYVLIESDEEEAKRLSDDGYQAIKGDPEERTDLDRATIERASLLITDAGDKTANIVLTALEANEDLRVVSFTESTRHETALTEIGVNRSVAPHALIGQRLAEKATMPVTVADQSDGDEVDVREILVRRNSPLHDVRVRNSPIANHPNLTLVAGWFDGELRLPPSPDDKLTPNTVLVIAGPESEIDEITNEIGGVQTRRIGTPSHLIVAGFGEGGTAALEALPADVSVTTIDESAERNPDVVGDITEPETLHEAGIDSASALIVTVDNDSTALMTIAIARSLSSEVEILARVTDGDKTRAAFRAGADYVLSIQQVSTRLVAAEVHGERVMAPTSQIRLIRADAAPFAGESLADARHNTEHGWTVVGVSRADTVHTDERTTIKADDEVIVAGSDDAIQKFERTVTSS, encoded by the coding sequence ATGCGCGAACTTGTAGACATTGAAGGATTGCATCCGCGTGATCTCACACAACGTCAACGGCTGTTATTGATTTTCCTGGTTAGTCTTGTTTTAGTCGTCCTCTTCTACACTGTCGTCTACAACTGGGGAATGCGAGCGCTCGAAAACCGCCCTCAGTCTATCTTCCGGTCGTTCCAGACGGTAGTCGAGACGATGACAACGACCGGATTCGGAGCGGATTCGCCCTGGGCGACGCCGGCGATGAACGTCCTGATGGTGTCGATCCAGGTGACGGGAGTCATCATCGGATTCGTCACGCTGCGTGTTCTGGTAATCCCACTATTTGAACGAACGCCGCTGAACCTCGCTGACCGCCTCACGTCTAAGAACAACCACGTGGTTATCGCGGAGTACCAGCGTGACACCGATATGCTCCTTGACGAACTCGAAGAACTCGATATCGACTACGTTCTCATCGAATCCGATGAGGAGGAAGCGAAGCGCCTCTCTGATGACGGCTATCAGGCTATCAAGGGCGACCCTGAGGAGCGAACTGACCTCGACCGTGCTACGATCGAACGAGCATCGCTACTCATCACTGACGCTGGCGACAAAACTGCGAATATCGTTCTGACCGCTCTGGAAGCCAATGAGGACCTACGGGTGGTCAGTTTCACGGAGTCGACACGCCACGAGACGGCACTCACGGAAATCGGTGTCAACCGCAGCGTCGCCCCTCACGCGCTGATTGGCCAGCGACTGGCGGAGAAAGCGACGATGCCCGTCACGGTTGCAGACCAGTCCGACGGGGACGAGGTCGACGTCCGCGAGATACTCGTCCGGCGGAATAGCCCCCTCCACGATGTTCGGGTGCGGAACTCACCGATCGCGAACCACCCGAACCTGACATTAGTCGCCGGTTGGTTCGACGGCGAATTGCGCCTGCCGCCATCGCCTGACGACAAACTCACGCCTAATACCGTTCTGGTTATCGCTGGACCAGAGAGTGAGATCGATGAGATAACGAACGAGATAGGAGGTGTCCAGACGCGGCGCATCGGGACACCCTCACATCTTATCGTCGCCGGCTTCGGTGAGGGTGGAACAGCAGCCCTCGAGGCGCTCCCAGCGGATGTTTCAGTGACGACTATCGACGAATCGGCGGAACGTAATCCCGATGTCGTTGGCGATATTACTGAACCAGAAACACTCCATGAAGCCGGCATCGACAGTGCTTCGGCGCTGATTGTCACCGTCGACAATGACTCGACCGCATTGATGACCATCGCCATAGCTCGCTCGCTTTCCAGCGAAGTGGAAATTCTTGCACGTGTGACAGATGGTGATAAGACGAGGGCAGCGTTCAGAGCGGGCGCCGATTACGTTCTCTCTATTCAACAAGTGTCGACTCGACTTGTCGCGGCAGAGGTCCACGGAGAACGAGTCATGGCTCCAACGAGCCAGATTCGCCTAATTCGGGCCGACGCGGCCCCGTTTGCCGGCGAGTCACTGGCGGACGCCCGTCACAACACTGAACACGGGTGGACCGTGGTTGGCGTCTCGCGCGCCGACACTGTCCACACTGACGAACGTACCACCATCAAGGCCGACGACGAAGTGATCGTCGCGGGGAGTGATGACGCGATCCAGAAGTTCGAGCGAACGGTCACCTCCTCGTGA